A window of Christiangramia forsetii KT0803 contains these coding sequences:
- a CDS encoding L-rhamnose mutarotase: MSAIKRLCYSCDLKDDPQLIEKYKEYHAAGNAWPEITRSIKDAGIIDMEIYLTGNRLFMIMEVDETFDHEKKARMDAENPKVKEWEKLMDTFQQRLPWAENGQKWVPLEQIFKLE; the protein is encoded by the coding sequence ATGAGTGCTATAAAAAGATTATGTTATTCCTGCGACCTAAAGGATGACCCGCAACTGATTGAAAAATATAAAGAATACCATGCTGCGGGCAATGCCTGGCCAGAGATTACCAGAAGCATTAAGGACGCCGGGATTATAGACATGGAAATCTATCTTACCGGTAATCGGTTATTTATGATCATGGAAGTGGATGAAACTTTTGACCATGAAAAAAAGGCCAGAATGGATGCTGAGAACCCTAAAGTAAAGGAATGGGAAAAACTGATGGATACATTTCAGCAAAGATTACCGTGGGCTGAAAACGGGCAAAAATGGGTGCCTTTGGAGCAAATTTTCAAGCTAGAGTAG
- a CDS encoding bifunctional 4-hydroxy-2-oxoglutarate aldolase/2-dehydro-3-deoxy-phosphogluconate aldolase yields the protein MAQFSRIEVTGIMKETGMVPLFYHPDIELGKKVLKACYDGGARLMEFTARGDFAHEVFSALNKYAIEELPGMIMGVGSVTDAAAASLYMALGANFIVTPVLREDIALVCNRRKILWSPGCASLTEIAKAEELGCEIVKLFPGNIYGPGFVKGILGPQPWTSIMPTGGVTTEEENLKGWFDAGVTCVGMGSKLISKEVLANKNFEGLELKVKETLALIQRIRKR from the coding sequence ATGGCTCAGTTTTCAAGAATAGAAGTAACAGGGATCATGAAGGAAACAGGGATGGTGCCTTTATTCTACCATCCTGATATTGAACTTGGAAAAAAGGTATTAAAGGCTTGTTACGATGGAGGTGCCCGGCTTATGGAATTTACCGCCAGAGGTGATTTTGCCCATGAGGTTTTTTCAGCATTGAACAAATATGCCATAGAGGAATTACCAGGAATGATTATGGGCGTTGGCTCGGTGACAGATGCGGCAGCAGCTTCTTTATACATGGCCTTAGGAGCGAATTTTATTGTAACCCCGGTCTTAAGGGAAGACATCGCTTTAGTGTGTAATCGTAGAAAAATATTATGGTCACCAGGTTGTGCAAGCCTTACTGAAATTGCCAAAGCAGAAGAACTGGGTTGTGAAATTGTAAAGTTATTTCCTGGAAATATTTATGGTCCCGGCTTTGTAAAAGGCATTTTAGGGCCTCAACCCTGGACATCTATCATGCCTACCGGTGGGGTAACCACCGAAGAAGAAAATTTAAAAGGCTGGTTTGATGCCGGCGTGACTTGCGTGGGGATGGGGTCAAAATTAATTTCAAAAGAAGTACTTGCAAATAAGAATTTCGAGGGATTGGAACTTAAAGTAAAAGAAACACTTGCACTTATACAGCGAATAAGAAAAAGATAA
- a CDS encoding UxaA family hydrolase: MAQPYSQIDTRDNIIVAIQDLPKSTIVNIAGKDFPLEEAIKQKHKFALYDFQIGDEIIMYGVLVGEAIQPIKRGAAITTKNIKHASAEFNSEQSKYKWTAPDISKYTERTFKGYHRADGSVGTRNYWLVIPLVFCENRNIDVVQDALMEALGYQTNKDYSVDTPKLIEKYKNGASPEELMETSIVHTTEELTKNRLFPNVDGIKFLKHDGGCGGIRQDSETLCRLLAGYITNSNVAGATILSLGCQNAQMDMLQNAIAEKDKNFQKPVYYLEQQQIGNERKFIETAVKKTFIGLSQTNKIDRKPAALNKLVLGLECGGSDGFSGISCNSALGYASDLLTALGGSPVLSEFPELNGVEQELINRCNEKEDAEKFANIMNRYSQRAKDVGSGFENNPSPGNIKDGLITDAMKSAGAAKKGGTSPVTSVLDYTEKVKTPGLNLLCTPGNDVESTTGLAGSGCNMIVFTTGLGTPTGNPVAPVLKMSSNTALFERMNDIIDINAGTVITGEDTIQSMGEKILDEIILVASGEKEAKAVLQNQNDFIPWKRGISL; encoded by the coding sequence ATGGCTCAACCATATTCACAGATAGATACGCGGGATAATATTATCGTGGCGATCCAGGATTTGCCAAAAAGCACTATAGTCAATATTGCTGGTAAAGATTTCCCTCTGGAAGAAGCTATTAAACAGAAACACAAATTTGCACTTTATGATTTTCAAATTGGAGATGAAATAATTATGTACGGGGTGCTGGTTGGAGAAGCTATTCAGCCTATAAAAAGGGGTGCTGCCATTACTACTAAAAATATCAAACACGCTTCCGCAGAATTTAATTCGGAGCAATCTAAATATAAATGGACGGCGCCAGATATTTCAAAATATACCGAGCGGACTTTTAAAGGCTATCACCGGGCAGATGGATCGGTAGGAACCCGTAATTACTGGCTGGTAATTCCTTTAGTTTTCTGTGAGAACAGGAATATTGATGTGGTGCAGGATGCTTTAATGGAAGCATTGGGATACCAAACTAATAAAGATTATTCTGTAGACACCCCAAAGCTTATTGAGAAATATAAAAATGGCGCGTCTCCTGAAGAACTTATGGAAACTTCCATTGTGCACACCACCGAAGAATTAACTAAAAATCGTTTATTCCCGAATGTTGATGGGATCAAGTTTTTAAAACATGATGGCGGGTGTGGCGGTATCAGGCAGGATTCTGAAACCTTATGCAGGTTACTTGCCGGATACATTACAAATTCCAATGTGGCGGGGGCGACCATTCTAAGTTTAGGTTGCCAGAATGCACAGATGGATATGCTCCAGAACGCAATCGCCGAAAAAGACAAAAATTTTCAAAAACCGGTGTATTATCTGGAACAACAGCAAATAGGGAATGAACGAAAGTTTATAGAAACCGCCGTTAAAAAGACATTTATCGGCTTATCCCAGACAAATAAGATAGACCGTAAACCAGCAGCTTTAAATAAGCTGGTTCTGGGGTTGGAATGTGGGGGATCCGATGGGTTTTCGGGAATTTCCTGTAACTCGGCCCTGGGATATGCATCAGATTTGCTTACCGCCCTGGGTGGTTCTCCGGTGCTTTCTGAATTTCCAGAACTCAATGGAGTAGAGCAGGAACTCATCAACAGATGTAACGAGAAAGAAGATGCCGAAAAATTCGCCAATATCATGAATCGATATTCGCAACGTGCAAAAGATGTAGGTTCTGGATTTGAAAACAATCCTTCCCCGGGAAATATTAAAGATGGCCTGATCACAGATGCGATGAAATCTGCCGGTGCAGCTAAGAAAGGTGGAACATCCCCGGTAACTTCGGTATTAGACTATACCGAGAAGGTAAAAACGCCAGGCTTAAATCTTTTATGCACCCCCGGGAATGACGTGGAAAGTACGACGGGGCTTGCCGGGAGTGGGTGCAATATGATCGTATTTACTACCGGTCTTGGTACGCCCACCGGTAATCCCGTTGCACCGGTCCTAAAAATGTCCAGCAACACCGCACTTTTTGAGCGTATGAATGATATCATTGATATTAATGCCGGTACGGTGATTACTGGAGAAGATACCATACAATCTATGGGTGAGAAGATCCTGGACGAAATTATTTTGGTGGCCAGTGGGGAAAAAGAAGCAAAGGCAGTATTACAAAATCAAAATGATTTTATTCCCTGGAAAAGGGGAATATCATTATAA
- a CDS encoding amidohydrolase family protein — protein sequence MKIDAHQHFWKYNPEKHSWISDDMKVIQKDFLPEDLKPICKKEGIAGCVVVQADQTEDETNFLLDLAEKHDFIKAVVGWIDLRSPDLEERLEHYRKYEKLKGFRHVVQDEPDVNFMKLADFQKGIASLEKYGFTYDILIFPSQMEAALATVKKFPKQKFVIDHIAKPDIKNGKIDEWKEKMKTLASHKNVYCKVSGMVTEADLEKWEYSDFAPYLDVIFDGFGSERIMFGSDWPVCLLGGSYSEVKGILENYIKPLSEREKEDVWGRTAQNFYDV from the coding sequence ATGAAAATTGACGCGCACCAGCATTTTTGGAAATATAATCCCGAAAAACACAGCTGGATTAGTGATGATATGAAGGTGATACAAAAAGATTTTCTGCCGGAAGATCTTAAACCTATATGCAAAAAAGAGGGTATAGCGGGTTGCGTGGTTGTACAGGCAGATCAAACCGAAGATGAAACTAATTTTCTACTTGACCTGGCTGAAAAACATGATTTTATAAAAGCCGTTGTGGGATGGATAGATTTACGTTCCCCGGATCTTGAAGAGAGACTCGAGCACTATAGAAAATATGAAAAGCTAAAGGGGTTTCGACATGTGGTGCAGGATGAACCGGATGTGAATTTTATGAAGCTCGCCGATTTTCAAAAGGGGATTGCTTCCCTCGAAAAATATGGATTTACTTATGATATTCTCATTTTTCCCTCACAAATGGAAGCTGCGCTGGCTACGGTAAAAAAGTTTCCGAAGCAAAAATTTGTGATCGACCATATCGCCAAACCGGATATTAAAAATGGAAAAATTGATGAGTGGAAAGAAAAGATGAAAACCCTGGCATCGCATAAGAATGTGTATTGTAAAGTTTCCGGGATGGTCACCGAAGCAGACTTGGAAAAATGGGAATATTCCGATTTTGCACCCTATCTGGATGTAATATTTGATGGCTTTGGATCGGAGCGTATTATGTTTGGATCTGACTGGCCGGTATGTTTACTGGGAGGTAGCTATTCTGAGGTTAAAGGAATTCTGGAAAACTATATAAAGCCGCTTAGTGAAAGAGAAAAAGAAGATGTGTGGGGCAGAACGGCACAGAACTTTTATGATGTATAA
- the fucP gene encoding L-fucose:H+ symporter permease encodes MESTYTAKLNKKTSIPVVSKSVIVPFILITSLFALWGFANDITNPMVSAFKKVLELSNTEASLVQAAFYGGYFTMAIPAALFVNKFSYKKGIMIGLALYATGAFLFFPAAAYESFSFFLVALYILTFGLAFLETTANPYILAMGAPETATQRLNLAQAFNPVGSIAGLLIARSFILDALQSDDTNESGDVFYDQLSESAKATIRTADLEIIRNPYVILGGVVLVFLIIIGIMKMPRNKEQEGKVNFFESVKRLWSSKKFAGGVIAQIFYVGAQIMCWTYVYQYAEPLGIDNATAIYYGAAALIIFLIGRAVGTALMRYVNSGKLLMYFAIGAFLLTLVTIFVGGMTGLYALVGVSFFMSIMFPTIYGIALEGQGPDAKFGAAFLVMAIVGGAFMPYLQGYILDFGGPGYVDTLILGVPEVNFSFILPLICFVVIGIYGRQVYKVYHTN; translated from the coding sequence ATGGAATCTACCTATACAGCTAAATTGAACAAAAAAACAAGCATTCCCGTAGTATCTAAATCGGTAATTGTTCCATTTATATTAATCACTTCGCTTTTTGCATTATGGGGATTTGCCAATGATATTACCAACCCCATGGTTTCAGCTTTTAAAAAGGTATTGGAACTTTCTAACACTGAAGCATCTTTAGTTCAGGCGGCCTTCTATGGAGGATATTTTACCATGGCTATTCCTGCAGCACTTTTTGTAAATAAATTTTCCTATAAAAAAGGGATAATGATAGGCTTAGCGCTATATGCCACGGGAGCTTTCCTGTTTTTTCCTGCTGCCGCCTATGAAAGTTTTAGTTTTTTCCTGGTAGCATTATACATATTAACATTCGGACTGGCCTTTTTGGAAACCACAGCCAACCCTTATATTCTGGCCATGGGAGCCCCGGAAACTGCAACCCAGCGTTTAAATCTGGCGCAAGCCTTTAATCCTGTGGGTTCCATAGCAGGTCTATTAATTGCCAGAAGTTTTATTCTCGATGCGCTACAATCTGATGACACCAATGAATCCGGGGATGTGTTTTACGATCAGCTTTCAGAATCTGCCAAAGCGACGATTAGAACAGCAGACCTGGAAATCATAAGAAATCCTTATGTGATCCTTGGTGGGGTAGTACTGGTCTTCCTTATCATTATCGGGATTATGAAAATGCCGCGAAATAAGGAACAGGAAGGAAAAGTTAATTTTTTCGAATCTGTGAAACGTTTATGGAGCAGTAAAAAATTTGCAGGTGGGGTCATCGCTCAGATCTTTTATGTGGGGGCACAAATCATGTGTTGGACCTACGTCTATCAATATGCAGAACCTTTGGGTATAGATAATGCCACAGCAATATATTATGGCGCAGCAGCCCTGATCATATTTCTTATCGGCCGGGCAGTAGGTACCGCTCTAATGCGATATGTGAATTCCGGTAAATTGCTGATGTATTTTGCAATTGGAGCGTTTTTATTGACCCTGGTGACGATTTTCGTGGGAGGGATGACCGGACTGTATGCCCTGGTTGGAGTTTCGTTTTTTATGTCTATCATGTTCCCAACTATTTACGGGATCGCTTTGGAAGGACAGGGCCCGGATGCCAAATTTGGAGCTGCTTTTCTGGTAATGGCTATTGTTGGAGGCGCATTTATGCCTTATTTACAGGGATATATTCTTGACTTCGGCGGACCGGGTTATGTAGATACTCTCATCTTAGGAGTTCCTGAAGTGAATTTCTCATTTATTCTACCACTAATATGTTTTGTAGTAATTGGTATCTACGGAAGACAGGTTTATAAAGTTTACCATACAAATTAA
- a CDS encoding glycoside hydrolase family 2 TIM barrel-domain containing protein, whose amino-acid sequence MKINILLVALFALIHIPALNAQDLNDWENPAVTGINKLPARATMYSFSNKQAAINLNKENSDRVKSLNGTWQFNFSTSPSSAPENFLNKYFKDWTSIEVPANWELQGFGMPIYTNSQHPWGTNDYPNIPEDNNPVGIYKRKFTVPNSWQDMQVRIHFGGVTSAFYLYINGEKVGYSQGSRLPAEFDISPYLKKGENTVIAKVFRWSDGSYLEAQDHWKLSGIHRDVLLLAEPKTAISDFFVKTELDKEYKNATLLIKPSIKTSENTDYKNWQLSAELFDTEGEPIAQETIPLSEITDYRYSQRWTEKFDFINIPIENPKKWTAETPNLYTLTLSLIDLNSEITEVKSTSVGFRKYETKDGVFMVNGQPVKIYGVNRHDHNQKTGKTVSYEDMKRDVELLKLYNFNAVRTSHYPNNPEFYDLCDEYGIYVMDEANIESHGLRGELTNNSAWGNAFLDRMIRMVERDKNHPSIFSWSLGNESGLGPLHGALSGYTKYMDPDRLVHYEGANGGGGKLSPQSRNTPEDPYNIVDFVSRMYPTPQEFLEMDASQTGMKPLLAIEYSHAMGNSNGGLKDIWDIVHASPRWAGGFIWDWMDQGILVEKDGCEQYAYGGYFGEPYHDSNFNINGIINSDQTVKPVMYECKYIFQPFVFENFNAEKNTLEITKRRKFAAWNDYEFSYEIQEDGISIATGAIADGANISEETHSVILDSNYTEKKGKEYHLNVYAKLKKETKWADKGYVQAQEQFALPATETLLKFPQAQGEKISIKEQDVKLIIENVDFEVVFDTKVGTLEEFSFKNKDLITSPVKPNFWRAMTDNDRLGWHTDENLKFWKSATQNQTLLKIEEEKIDDHTIIINTYHQLADGGATQKTSYTINSDASIEITSELSTSNHLSWIPRIGVELGLAPSLSKIKWFGKGPHENYNDRSEAAFVGQYNSNLEEFPTSYVYPQANANRMDTRWVQFKDKKGDGLKFTGSLFEFSAYPYSNENLEKATNICELEEGDYTTLNIDHKQMGVGGFNSWSWKAAPLEKYRIPPGNYIYKIKIQPVGF is encoded by the coding sequence ATGAAAATTAATATTCTATTAGTTGCACTATTCGCTCTTATCCATATCCCTGCTTTAAATGCGCAGGATTTGAACGACTGGGAAAATCCGGCCGTAACAGGTATCAATAAACTACCTGCAAGGGCTACTATGTATTCGTTTTCCAATAAGCAGGCAGCTATAAATTTGAATAAAGAAAATTCAGATCGTGTAAAATCTCTGAACGGTACCTGGCAATTTAATTTTTCCACCAGCCCTTCATCGGCTCCTGAAAATTTTCTAAATAAATATTTTAAAGATTGGACAAGCATTGAAGTTCCTGCAAATTGGGAATTGCAGGGTTTTGGAATGCCTATTTATACAAATTCCCAACATCCGTGGGGAACCAATGATTACCCCAATATCCCAGAAGACAATAATCCCGTTGGAATCTATAAAAGGAAGTTTACAGTTCCCAATTCGTGGCAGGATATGCAAGTGCGTATTCATTTTGGAGGGGTAACTTCGGCGTTTTATTTGTATATAAATGGAGAAAAAGTAGGTTATAGCCAGGGAAGTCGCTTACCTGCAGAATTTGATATTAGTCCTTATCTAAAAAAAGGAGAAAATACCGTGATTGCCAAAGTTTTTAGGTGGTCTGATGGTTCCTACCTGGAAGCCCAGGATCATTGGAAACTCAGCGGGATTCACCGTGATGTTTTATTGCTGGCTGAACCAAAAACGGCCATATCAGATTTCTTTGTAAAGACTGAATTGGATAAAGAATATAAAAACGCAACATTACTCATTAAGCCATCTATTAAAACTTCGGAAAACACCGATTATAAGAATTGGCAATTATCAGCTGAATTATTTGATACTGAAGGAGAACCTATAGCTCAGGAAACCATTCCACTTTCAGAAATAACCGATTACAGGTATTCGCAACGATGGACTGAAAAATTCGATTTCATTAATATTCCGATAGAAAATCCTAAAAAATGGACGGCAGAAACGCCCAACCTGTATACACTTACACTGAGTTTAATAGATTTAAATTCAGAAATTACCGAAGTAAAAAGCACCAGTGTTGGTTTTAGAAAATATGAAACCAAGGATGGTGTATTTATGGTAAATGGCCAGCCTGTAAAAATTTATGGGGTAAATCGTCATGATCACAACCAGAAAACTGGGAAGACGGTTAGTTATGAAGATATGAAACGGGATGTTGAGCTGCTGAAATTATATAATTTCAATGCCGTTCGAACCAGTCACTATCCAAACAATCCTGAATTCTATGACCTATGTGATGAATACGGGATCTATGTAATGGATGAGGCTAATATAGAGTCCCACGGTTTACGGGGAGAACTCACCAATAATTCTGCCTGGGGAAATGCTTTTTTAGACCGAATGATACGAATGGTTGAAAGGGATAAAAATCATCCCAGTATATTTTCCTGGTCTTTAGGAAATGAGTCCGGACTTGGCCCGCTACATGGTGCACTTTCCGGCTATACAAAGTATATGGATCCAGATCGCCTGGTTCATTACGAAGGGGCCAATGGCGGTGGAGGCAAGCTTTCTCCCCAGAGCAGGAACACCCCTGAAGACCCTTATAATATTGTCGACTTTGTTAGCCGAATGTACCCTACCCCACAGGAGTTTTTGGAAATGGATGCTTCACAAACAGGAATGAAACCTTTACTCGCCATAGAATATTCACACGCCATGGGGAACTCCAACGGTGGCTTAAAAGATATTTGGGATATTGTGCATGCAAGTCCACGCTGGGCTGGTGGTTTCATCTGGGACTGGATGGACCAGGGCATACTGGTAGAAAAGGATGGCTGTGAGCAATATGCTTATGGTGGATATTTCGGCGAACCCTACCACGATAGCAATTTCAATATTAACGGGATTATAAATTCAGATCAAACGGTGAAACCGGTGATGTATGAATGCAAGTATATTTTTCAGCCATTTGTTTTTGAAAATTTCAATGCTGAAAAAAACACGTTAGAAATAACTAAACGCCGAAAATTTGCAGCATGGAATGATTATGAATTTTCATATGAAATTCAGGAAGACGGAATCTCAATTGCTACTGGTGCAATCGCTGATGGAGCAAATATTTCAGAAGAAACACATTCAGTAATATTAGACTCTAATTATACCGAAAAGAAAGGAAAAGAATATCATTTAAATGTTTACGCAAAATTAAAAAAGGAAACAAAATGGGCTGATAAAGGCTATGTCCAGGCGCAGGAACAATTTGCGCTACCAGCAACCGAGACTTTATTAAAATTTCCACAGGCACAGGGAGAAAAAATCAGCATTAAAGAACAGGATGTAAAACTCATTATTGAAAATGTTGATTTTGAAGTAGTGTTTGATACAAAAGTTGGTACACTGGAAGAATTCAGCTTTAAGAATAAAGATTTAATTACCAGTCCTGTAAAACCTAATTTCTGGAGGGCGATGACCGATAATGACCGGCTGGGATGGCATACCGATGAAAATCTCAAATTCTGGAAAAGTGCCACTCAAAACCAAACATTATTAAAAATTGAAGAAGAAAAAATTGATGATCATACTATTATTATCAATACCTATCATCAACTTGCCGATGGAGGTGCCACACAGAAAACAAGCTATACTATTAATTCTGATGCCAGCATAGAAATCACCAGCGAACTTTCTACAAGCAACCATTTGTCATGGATCCCAAGGATTGGAGTGGAACTAGGTCTGGCTCCTTCCCTATCCAAAATTAAATGGTTTGGCAAAGGCCCGCACGAAAATTATAATGATCGTAGTGAAGCTGCTTTTGTGGGACAGTACAACAGTAATCTCGAAGAATTCCCGACCTCCTATGTTTATCCCCAGGCAAATGCTAACCGAATGGATACGCGCTGGGTTCAGTTTAAAGATAAAAAGGGCGATGGCCTCAAATTTACTGGTAGTTTATTTGAATTTAGTGCTTATCCCTATTCCAATGAAAATTTAGAAAAAGCGACCAACATCTGTGAATTGGAAGAAGGCGATTATACCACACTCAATATAGATCACAAGCAGATGGGCGTTGGAGGTTTTAATTCCTGGAGCTGGAAAGCAGCACCTTTAGAGAAATATCGCATTCCTCCGGGAAATTATATTTATAAAATAAAAATACAGCCTGTGGGGTTTTAG
- a CDS encoding SDR family oxidoreductase, with product MDLGLKDKVVVVTGAAGIKGSIGETIVQSLAEEGAIPVIVCRNERGIGYAEELQQKGIDAIFIKTDLSDPNQIEDAVKTIDKKYGRMDALINNVGVNDGAGLDSSIEDFMYSLKLNLVSFFAMTKYALPLLKKTNGNILNIGSKVALTGQGSTSGYAASKGGVLGLTREWAVDLIKDGIRCNALIIAESMTPAYQNWLDTMEDGQQKKKAIEDKIPLGNRMTTPEEIADACLFNISEKSSHTTGQFIFVDGGYVHLDRSLLTE from the coding sequence ATGGACTTAGGATTGAAAGATAAAGTAGTAGTAGTAACTGGTGCCGCCGGGATAAAAGGTAGTATTGGTGAGACGATTGTACAATCGTTGGCAGAAGAAGGAGCCATTCCTGTGATCGTATGTAGGAATGAACGGGGTATTGGCTATGCAGAAGAATTACAACAAAAAGGAATCGATGCAATATTTATAAAAACAGACCTTTCTGATCCTAACCAAATTGAAGATGCGGTAAAAACTATTGATAAGAAGTATGGTCGTATGGACGCGCTTATCAATAATGTTGGGGTGAACGACGGCGCCGGACTGGATAGCTCGATAGAAGATTTTATGTACTCTCTAAAACTTAATTTGGTCAGCTTTTTTGCAATGACCAAATATGCGTTGCCGCTTCTAAAAAAGACCAACGGAAATATCCTAAATATAGGATCCAAGGTTGCCTTAACGGGACAGGGAAGTACTTCTGGATATGCTGCTTCTAAAGGGGGCGTTTTAGGGCTTACCCGTGAATGGGCCGTAGATTTAATCAAGGATGGAATAAGGTGCAACGCGCTTATTATCGCCGAAAGTATGACGCCGGCTTATCAAAACTGGCTGGATACTATGGAAGACGGCCAGCAAAAGAAGAAAGCTATAGAAGACAAAATCCCTTTAGGTAACAGGATGACAACTCCCGAAGAAATTGCAGATGCGTGCCTGTTTAATATTTCAGAAAAATCATCACATACCACAGGCCAGTTTATTTTTGTGGACGGTGGTTATGTTCACCTGGATCGTTCATTATTAACCGAATAA
- a CDS encoding tagaturonate reductase, which produces MKQLNRNTANKPIEYPERVLQFGGGNFLRAFCDWMINELNEKTGFDAGVIVVKPTEGGNYKELKQQDGLFHVALDGIKRGEMLSEVKLISCVNRVIHSYNEWDKYLKTALQPEIRFIISNTTEAGIKFSDSDSFEDQPPKEFPAKLTLWLLYRFDHFKGAEDKGCIVLPCELIEDNGEELLKTVLQYIKLWDLGDDFQQWIEKHNYFCSTLVDRIVSGFPENRKNEIQQKTGFKDPLLVAGEEYHSWIIKAPEIVKKELPFEKTNLNVQFVDELASYRELKVRILNGAHTSLVPVGYLAGLRTVRESMDDDLVLNHVEQVLREEIKPTLNKFPESEIDAFIDAVLDRFKNPTLKHYLLAISLNSTSKFQARLLPAFKEYTSEKGHFPKRTAFSLACMLRFYKGEFKGESIEVKDDPEVLSFFNQQWEKKDKKLINTEEFVESILQNKIIFGEDLTQFEGLVRTIAVYLNEIEAEGIRESLRNLKTPIYEN; this is translated from the coding sequence ATGAAACAACTTAACAGAAATACAGCAAATAAACCTATTGAATATCCCGAACGTGTACTACAGTTTGGCGGAGGTAATTTTTTGAGGGCTTTCTGTGACTGGATGATCAATGAGCTGAACGAAAAAACCGGGTTTGACGCCGGGGTAATAGTTGTAAAACCTACTGAGGGTGGAAATTACAAGGAATTAAAACAACAAGATGGTCTTTTTCATGTGGCGCTGGATGGAATAAAGCGGGGAGAAATGCTTTCCGAAGTGAAATTGATAAGCTGCGTGAACCGGGTAATTCATTCTTACAACGAATGGGATAAATACTTAAAAACAGCTTTACAACCAGAGATACGCTTTATTATTTCTAATACTACCGAAGCTGGTATTAAGTTTTCTGACTCAGATAGTTTTGAGGATCAACCACCAAAAGAGTTCCCGGCAAAACTGACTTTATGGTTGTTGTACAGATTTGATCATTTTAAGGGAGCAGAAGATAAAGGTTGCATCGTTTTACCTTGTGAATTAATAGAAGATAATGGAGAAGAACTATTAAAAACCGTACTGCAATATATCAAACTGTGGGATTTAGGAGATGATTTTCAACAATGGATTGAAAAGCACAACTATTTCTGTAGTACACTGGTAGATCGAATAGTTTCCGGTTTTCCTGAGAATAGGAAGAACGAGATTCAACAAAAAACAGGTTTTAAAGATCCATTATTAGTTGCCGGCGAGGAATATCATAGTTGGATTATAAAGGCACCCGAAATCGTGAAAAAAGAACTGCCATTTGAAAAGACAAATTTGAATGTACAGTTTGTAGATGAGCTTGCTTCTTACCGGGAATTAAAAGTTAGGATATTGAACGGAGCGCATACTTCGCTTGTTCCTGTAGGTTACCTGGCAGGCTTACGAACAGTGAGGGAAAGCATGGATGATGACCTGGTTTTAAATCATGTGGAGCAGGTATTACGAGAAGAAATTAAACCTACACTAAATAAGTTTCCAGAATCCGAAATAGATGCATTTATAGACGCGGTATTAGATAGGTTTAAAAATCCTACTTTAAAACATTACCTACTTGCTATTTCTTTAAACAGTACTTCAAAATTTCAGGCACGTTTGCTGCCGGCATTCAAAGAATATACTTCCGAAAAAGGCCATTTTCCCAAGCGAACCGCTTTCTCACTAGCATGTATGCTTCGGTTTTATAAAGGGGAATTTAAGGGGGAGAGTATAGAAGTGAAAGATGATCCTGAAGTACTTTCTTTTTTCAATCAGCAATGGGAGAAAAAGGATAAAAAGCTTATAAATACTGAAGAATTTGTAGAATCGATACTTCAGAATAAAATAATTTTCGGAGAAGACCTTACTCAATTTGAGGGTTTGGTCAGGACCATTGCCGTTTACCTTAACGAAATAGAAGCTGAAGGTATTCGGGAGAGTCTAAGAAACCTTAAAACCCCGATTTATGAAAATTGA